In Alcaligenes faecalis, the sequence TGGTGGTGGCATAGGCCACCCACAGGGCGGAACGCTTCATGGCACGCAATTCAGTGACCAGATCCGGCTCTTTTGCATCGCTGGCAGTGTGCTTGGGCAAGGCCAGCAGGACGGCGACTGCGGAAATCACGGTGACGGCAATCACCGCCCAGAAACCGCCTCGCCAGCCTGTCGCCTCACTGATGTATGTCCCCGCCGGGCCGCCCAGCACCATGGCCACCGTCAAACCACTGACCACAATGGACAAGGCCTTGGCGCGGCGATCCGGTGGCGACAACTGCACAGCCGTGGCCGCTGCCACGGACCAGAAACAGGCATAGGCCAAACCCATGCCAAAGCGCGCCAGCAAAATGGCCCAGTAGCCCTGTGCCAGCAAACTGACCACCGTAGCCGCAATAAAAGCCAGCTGACTGATGAACAAGGCACTGCGGCTAGGCCAGCGCAAGGCCAGGATCGCAAAAGGCGGGCCACCAATCAGCGCCCCCACCGCAAAGGCTGAAATCAGGGTGCCTGCGGTAGGCAAGGAAATGCGCAGATCCTCCGCAATCATGGGCAGGATGCCGCCCATCAGAAACTCGGCACTGCCCATGGCAAACAGGCTCAGGGCAAGCAGATAGACGGCAGACGGAATGGTTCCAGTGGTTTTCAGGCTACTCATGACAGGTGTCCCAACAAATTACAGCGCCTTAGGCCACTTGCTTGATCAGCAAGGCCGCAAGGTACATACCCAAACCAAAAATCGCGTGTGTCAGCAAGCTGCGCAAACGATTGATCCAAGGCGTAGGGGTACGCGATGCAGCCACTCCGGCTCCCATGGCGGGCTGCATGACAAAAAAGGGCATCACGACCGTCACCGTGCCCACAATGACGGCGGGCAGCCAGCGGGGATCTTGCAGCCACGCGGTGCCATAGACCGCAACCAGCAAAAAGGCGAAAACAATGCCCACGGCATAGTGAATGAACCAGCCCAGGGCAGACTCCCCCGCAATCGGTTCAGCCTTGCCGATATTGCTGTGCGCGATCTGACCACGCAGCAAATATCCGGCCCAGCGGCCCACCATGGCGTAGTTCAGCGTGGCAACGCCCATCGCCTTTTGAATCAGGCCCCAGATATCCATAAAGATGGTGGCTCCGACCCCGATCAGAATCACATGCACCCACTCATTGATCGATAACATTGGCAATCCTTTCCGTTGATAAGCACATCGTTTTGAGCGATCATAGAAGTTGAAGTCAACTTCAAGTCAATAGGTGCAAGATGGATATTTCAGAAGTCGCCAAACAAACAGGCTTGCCCTCCTCCACCGTGCGCTATTACGAGAAGGAAGGCCTGATCAGCGCGGTCAGCGCTCCCGGAGAACGGCGTCGTTTCACCCCACAAGTGCTGGATCAACTGGCCTTGATTGCCTTGGGGCAAGCGGGCGGTTTGTCGCTGGAAGAAATACGGGCCATGCTGCCTCCCGATGGCTCTCCGCAGGTAGACAGGCAGTTGCTGCTGTCCAAGGCCGATCAACTGGATGCCACCATCAAGCGCCTGAAAGCCATGAGCGAAGGCTTGCGCCACGCCGCCCACTGCCCCGCCGCCAACCATACGCAATGCCCTCAATTCCAGCGCTTGCTAAAGGCTGCCGCCATCCGGGTGAAGAAGAACAAGACGGGCAACTCCAGCGAGGCGGTGTCACGTCTTGCCAAAACCTTGTAGGGCAAAAAACCAACAGCCGTCACGGGCCGAGGCTTCAAGGCTGTAAAAACCTCCCCCTATAATGAACAGCTGTCGCGCCACATCCCTTTGGACTGCGCCAGACGCAGCCATCAAGCGTTTCCCCCGCGACACATCTGCAAGCTATTTATGTGAGGAGCCGTCTGCATGACGAGCACTGAGTCAGCAACTGAGTAAGCCGCAACAAGCTCTTGTCTTGTTGCGGCGTTCTGTACTTCCAATCCCGCTGATTGATAACAAACAGACGCCGCCCGATCTCTTTTTCGAGTGGTAATTTTGTTATGTCTTCCTCACGCTCTTCCTGGGCTTATACGCTGCCAGCCACCCTGCTGCTGATGGCGCCCTTCGACATCCTCGCTTCCCTGGGGATGGATATTTACCTGCCTGTCGTCCCGGCCATGCCGGAGCTTCTGGGCACAACCCCAGCCGTCATCCAGCTGACTCTTAGCCTGTACATGCTGCTATTGGGTGCGGGGCAACTGATCTT encodes:
- a CDS encoding MFS transporter, with the translated sequence MSSLKTTGTIPSAVYLLALSLFAMGSAEFLMGGILPMIAEDLRISLPTAGTLISAFAVGALIGGPPFAILALRWPSRSALFISQLAFIAATVVSLLAQGYWAILLARFGMGLAYACFWSVAAATAVQLSPPDRRAKALSIVVSGLTVAMVLGGPAGTYISEATGWRGGFWAVIAVTVISAVAVLLALPKHTASDAKEPDLVTELRAMKRSALWVAYATTMFTTAAYMGTFGYIAALLMEVSGLNAEWLPAVLILFGVGAFIGLTIGGRTADGQPRGTLVAGIIGLIISSAIIALFAASVWATVAMVFMLGLAGFLLNPAVWGRVYVLAPDAPMLAGATNASAFQAGLTLAPLLAGIPISLGYGLASVAWVGVIIAVVSLLLAGLDARLSRTSAHA
- a CDS encoding DUF2938 domain-containing protein, with amino-acid sequence MLSINEWVHVILIGVGATIFMDIWGLIQKAMGVATLNYAMVGRWAGYLLRGQIAHSNIGKAEPIAGESALGWFIHYAVGIVFAFLLVAVYGTAWLQDPRWLPAVIVGTVTVVMPFFVMQPAMGAGVAASRTPTPWINRLRSLLTHAIFGLGMYLAALLIKQVA
- a CDS encoding helix-turn-helix domain-containing protein; this encodes MDISEVAKQTGLPSSTVRYYEKEGLISAVSAPGERRRFTPQVLDQLALIALGQAGGLSLEEIRAMLPPDGSPQVDRQLLLSKADQLDATIKRLKAMSEGLRHAAHCPAANHTQCPQFQRLLKAAAIRVKKNKTGNSSEAVSRLAKTL